In the genome of Palaemon carinicauda isolate YSFRI2023 chromosome 20, ASM3689809v2, whole genome shotgun sequence, one region contains:
- the Atg9 gene encoding autophagy-related protein 9A codes for MSQNFQTNYQPLGNDTNEGDQDATNVSLDREREDDLSPDTHSSMVFHVVPKSCKSSWNHVEDLDTFFQRVYQYHQGNGLLCMVLQFVLELAQYAFVCALSIFLFTCVDYDILFRNKTPHNVPMNFTSKIHIRDAIYSRDEIRGNFSSLLVFIILIASIIWIVRTVYVIFTLCHYREVKLFFNNALGIQDQDLCNITWEEVQQRLMEVQVEQRMCIHKEVLTELDIYHRILRFDNYFIAMVNKSVIPLKYEVPFFGEIVVLTNGLKFNIDMLLFWGPISPFKNNWHLNDEYKRAENRQKLAEELSKKILIVGIINLIFCPIICLFQVVYTFYYYAEIVKREPGRLGSRCWSQYGRVYLRHFNELNHELSARLCRGYKAAAQYMNIFSSPVMAILARHMSFILGALVAVIAGLSLWDEDVILVEHVITLGSVFAIGVGICKVFIPDENLVFCPELLMRRVLAEVHYIPDHWREKAHTSKVRQEFSQLFQYQLTYLLEDLVSPIITPLIFIFKLRHRALDIVDFFRNFTVEIVGVGDVCSFAQMDIRQHGSPTWQPDILLDDLEQGEFNKQDTKTDGGKTELSLLHFTMTNPKWKPPQESSAFITALKTQVQRDMTNLAAVQEENALLSSLTSISCGGGGLGVGGVSMFSPWMKGPAHQPNTLFQQSGWSPKSYKCNTSHIEGSIQGPSRGILSSIQQHQMGQSSVDPIENSNITSGPIIDPVLAPSSMLPSSIWNTNLTTMPQDITAIDMSLSTMYLHEIHHRHRHRATYTDNPVQPSRPSTLPPSGAFQNVSFAGQPSNMQPDGSNTPTVSFQRAKENTPLLAEP; via the exons ATGTCTCAGAATTTCCAAACTAATTACCAGCCCCTTGGAAATGACACCAATGAAGGTGACCAAGATGCCACCAATGTCAGCCTGGACAGAGAGAGGGAGGATGACCTCTCCCCTGACACGCACTCGAGCATGGTGTTCCATGTTGTTCCAAAGTCTTGCAAGTCGAGCTGGAATCACGTAGAGGATTTAGACACTTTCTTCCAACGAGTTTACCAGTATCACCAAGGTAACGGCTTGTTGTGCATGGTTTTACAGTTCGTGTTGGAGTTGGCACAGTATGCCTTCGTGTGTGCGCTTTCGATATTTCTGTTTACTTGCGTCGATTACGACATACTCTTCAGGAACAAGACGCCACATAATGTTCCAATGAACTTCACCTCGAAGATACACATCCGTGATGCAATATATAGTCGTGACGAAATCCGTGGTAATTTTTCGTCTCTTCTGGTGTTCATAATTCTAATAGCGTCCATTATTTGGATAGTTCGCACCGTTTATGTGATATTCACCCTCTGCCACTACCGGGAAGTCAAGTTGTTCTTCAACAATGCACTGGGAATTCAAGACCAGGATTTGTGTAACATTACTTGGGAAGAAGTACAGCAGCGCCTCATGGAAGTCCAG GTTGAGCAGCGGATGTGCATCCACAAGGAAGTGTTGACAGAGCTCGACATTTACCACAGAATTCTTCGGTTCGACAATTACTTCATAGCCATGGTGAACAAGAGCGTAATACCTCTCAAGTATGAAGTTCCCTTTTTTGGAGAAATTGTGGTGCTGACAAATGGCCTCAAATTCAATATAGATATGTTACTCTTTTGGGGCCCCATCTCTCCCTTCAAGAATAACTGGCACCTGAATGATGAGTATAAACGAGCTGAGAATCGTCAGAAGTTAGCAGAAGAACTTTCCAAAAAAATTTTGATTGTTggcattattaatcttattttctgCCCAATTATATGTCTTTTCCAGGTTGTATACACCTTTTACTATTATGCAGAAATTGTTAAAAGAGAGCCAGGTAGGCTGGGTAGCCGTTGCTGGTCACAATATGGACGTGTATACCTCAGACACTTTAATGAATTGAATCATGAATTATCAGCACGTTTGTGTAGGGGTTACAAAGCTGCAGCACAATACATGAACATTTTCTCTTCACCCGTTATGGCCATATTAGCTAGACATATGTCATTTATATTGGGAGCTTTAGTGGCTGTGATAGCTGGGTTATCTCTTTGGGATGAAGATGTTATATTAGTGGAGCATGTGATCACTCTTGGATCAGTATTTGCCATTGGTGTTGGGATATGTAAAGTGTTTATCCCTGATGAAAATTTGGTGTTTTGTCCTGAGTTACTGATGAGAAGAGTGTTAGCCGAGGTTCATTATATCCCAGATCACTGGCGAGAGAAAGCTCACACCAGTAAGGTTCGCCAAGAATTTTCTCAGTTATTCCAATACCAATTAACATATTTGCTGGAGGATTTGGTTTCGCCTATAATCACtcctcttattttcattttcaaactgAGGCATAGAGCACTTGATATTGTCGACTTCTTCCGAAACTTTACGGTTGAAATAGTTGGTGTTGGCGATGTTTGCTCTTTTGCCCAGATGGATATCCGACAACATGGTAGTCCAACGTGGCAGCCTGATATCCTTCTAGATGACCTCGAACAAGGTGAATTCAATAAGCAAGACACAAAAACTGACGGTGGGAAGACAGAGTTGTCACTTCTGCATTTCACTATGACCAACCCAAAATGGAAGCCACCACAGGAATCCTCAGCATTTATAACTGCCCTGAAGACTCAGGTTCAGCGAGATATGACTAATCTAGCCGCAGTTCAGGAAGAGAATGCTTTATTgtcttctttgacttctatttcttGTGGTGGAGGTGGGCTGGGAGTTGGAGGTGTTAGCATGTTCTCCCCTTGGATGAAAGGTCCTGCTCACCAGCCTAACACACTTTTCCAGCAATCAGGCTGGTCTCCAAAAAGCTATAAATGTAACACCTCCCACATAGAAGGATCAATACAGGGTCCTAGTAGAGGTATTTTGTCCTCTATTCAGCAGCATCAAATGGGCCAATCAAGTGTTGATCCTATtgaaaatagtaatattacatCTGGTCCTATTATTGACCCTGTTTTAGCTCCAAGTTCCATGCTACCTTCATCCATTTGGAATACAAATCTCACAACGATGCCCCAAGATATCACTGCCATAGATATGAGTTTGAGCACAATGTACCTGCACGAAATCCATCACCGTCATAGACATCGGGCCACTTACACAGATAATCCTGTTCAACCATCCaggccttctactttacctcctagCGGAGCATTCCAAAATGTCTCATTTGCGGGACAGCCTTCAAATATGCAACCTGATGGTAGTAACACACCTACAGTCTCATTTCAGCGAGCGAAGGAAAATACCCCGTTACTCGCAGAACCTTAA